The Acidobacteriota bacterium genome contains the following window.
TGGCGTTGACGGCAACTGCGTTTGCGCAGGCTCAAACTCCGACGCCGGACACCGTCGAATCCCTGAAACAACAACTCGACCGGCTGCAAAATCGAGCGAAAGACTGGCCGCAACTCAACCGGTACAGGGAAGCCAACACACAGGTTCCCGCGCCAGCCAAAAACGAAAATCGCGTGGTGTTTATGGGAGATTCGATTACGGACGGTTGGAAGCTGGACGAGTATTTTCCCAACAAACCGTACATCAACCGAGGCATCAGCGGGCAAACGACACCGCAAATGTTGATTCGTTTTCGACCCGACGTGATCGCGCTCAAACCGAAAGCGGTCGTCATTCTGGCCGGAACCAATGACATTGCGGGCAACACAGGCCCGATGACAATTGAAATGATCACGGACAATTACGCTTCGATGGCCGAATTGGCCAAAGCCAACGGCATCAAGGTGATTTTTTCTTCCGTGCTGCCCATTCACGATTATGGCAAGAACAAAGTGTCCGAGCGCCGTTCGCCGGAAAACATCCTGAAGCTCAATGAATGGTTAAAGGCGTACTGCAAAGCCAATGGCCATACGTATCTGGATTACTTCAGCAGAACGGAGGATGACAAAGGAATGCTGAAAGCCGAATTGGCAACTGACGGGCTTCATCCGAACGCCGACGGATACAAGATCATGGCTCCGCTGGCGGAAGCGGCGATCCAACAAGCATTGAAAAAGAAATAGGAGACAGGGGATGGGGGATGGGAGTTAGGAGATGGATGAGACACCAACTCCCAACTCCTATCTCCTATCTCCTACCCCATGCACAAAATCACAGTCATTCGAGGCGACGGCGTTGGCCCGGAAGTTTGCGACGCGGCGATGCGCGTCGTTGAAGCGACCGGCGTCAAATGCGAATGGGAATTCGCCTTGGTCGGCGGCCAGGCCGTCAAAGAATTCGGCACGCCGCTCCCCGCCGAAACTATCGAAAAAATCCGCCAGAGCCGCGTTGCACTGAAAGGTCCCGTCATCATCGAAGAGATGGGCGAAAAGGTGCTGGTTTCGCACAGCGACGGCTTTCAGCAAGGACAGGGGCAGCGCGTGTATTCCAACGTCAACACGGCGTTGCGAATCGAACTTGGAGCTTACGTCAACGTTCGCCCGTTGCGCGCGTTTGAAGGTGTCACAGCGCACGCGCCCAAGCTGGACGTGATTGTCATTCGCGAAATCACAGAGGATTTATACAGCGGTTACGAACACGCCATCGGCGTGGATGCCGCCGAAGCCGTCAAAATCACGACGCGAAAAGCGAGCGAACGAGCTGCGCGATTCGCGTTCGAATATGCGGCTCAACGTCGGCGGCGACGGCTGAGCGTGATTCACAAGGCAAACGTCTTACAGTTGACCGACGGATTGTTTTTGCGTACGGCGCGCGAAGTGGCCGCCGATTTTCCATGCATCAAATGTGACGATGCGATGATTGACGCCTGTGTATACAATCTGGCTTGCCATCCCGCGGGTTGGGACGTGTTGCTGATGCCGAATCAATACGGAGATATCATTTCGGATTTGTGCGCCGGGCTGGTCGGAAGCTTCGGCTTAGCGCCCGGAGCCAGCTTCGGTGACGACATTGCAATTTTTGAAGCCGCTCATGGAGCCGCGCTGGATTTGGCCGGGCTAAACAAAGTCAATCCGGTGGCGCTGATTTTGTGCGGCGCGATGATGATGGAACACCTGGAAGAATTTGAAGCCGCGCAGCGCATCCGCGACGCCGTCAAAGCCGTCATCAAAGAAGGCCGGATTTTGACGCCGGATTTGGGCGGTACGGCGAAAACCACTGCGATGACCAACGTCATCATTGATCACCTCTGAAAAAAGCAAAATCAAAATGGCAACAGTGATGCGAGCAACGAAAACAATTTTCCTTTTGCTGGCAGTGATCGCGTTTTTCGCTGTTCTTTCTTCGCCACGCTTCGCGACCTCTTCGGCGCAGGTGAACACGCAAGTTTCCTTTGACCGCGACATCCGCCCGATCTTTGTGGAACATTGCTCGAAATGCCACGGCGAGAAAAAGCAGAGCGGCGGATTGCGGCTGGATGCAAAAGCGTCTGTCTTGTCGGTGATCGTGGCGGGGAACGCAACGGCCAGCCAGTTGTATCAACGCATCTCTGCCACAAGTGACGATGAGCGCATGCCTCCGGTTGGGGAACGGTTAAACGAAAAGCAAATCGCGTTGATCAAAACTTGGATTGCTGCAGGTGCAGTCTGGCCAGTCGGCGACACAACGACCGGGAGATCAGGAGTCGGGGCGAATGACCGGTTACAACACTGGGCTTGGCAACCCATCAAAAAACCTATCGTTCCGGAAATCCGCAATCCGCAATCCGCAATCCGCAATCCAATTGATGCGTTCATTCTGGCCAGGCTCACACATTCAGGCTTGACGATGTCGCCCAAAGCCGACCGCCGCACGTTGATTCGGCGGCTATACTTCGATCTGATTGGGCTACCTCCGACGCCGGAACGCGTGCAGCAATTTGTACATGACCGCGATCCGAAAGCGTATGAAAAATTGGTGGATGAATTGCTGGCTTCGCCTCGGTATGGCGAACGTTGGGCGCGGCATTGGCTGGACGTAGTGCATTACGGCGACACGCATGGGTACGACAAAGACAAACCTCGTCCGAACGCCTGGCCATACCGCGATTACATCATCCGCGCTTTCAACGAAGACAAACCCTATG
Protein-coding sequences here:
- a CDS encoding SGNH/GDSL hydrolase family protein; translation: MRYRFLVLSISLLALTATAFAQAQTPTPDTVESLKQQLDRLQNRAKDWPQLNRYREANTQVPAPAKNENRVVFMGDSITDGWKLDEYFPNKPYINRGISGQTTPQMLIRFRPDVIALKPKAVVILAGTNDIAGNTGPMTIEMITDNYASMAELAKANGIKVIFSSVLPIHDYGKNKVSERRSPENILKLNEWLKAYCKANGHTYLDYFSRTEDDKGMLKAELATDGLHPNADGYKIMAPLAEAAIQQALKKK
- a CDS encoding isocitrate/isopropylmalate dehydrogenase family protein — translated: MHKITVIRGDGVGPEVCDAAMRVVEATGVKCEWEFALVGGQAVKEFGTPLPAETIEKIRQSRVALKGPVIIEEMGEKVLVSHSDGFQQGQGQRVYSNVNTALRIELGAYVNVRPLRAFEGVTAHAPKLDVIVIREITEDLYSGYEHAIGVDAAEAVKITTRKASERAARFAFEYAAQRRRRRLSVIHKANVLQLTDGLFLRTAREVAADFPCIKCDDAMIDACVYNLACHPAGWDVLLMPNQYGDIISDLCAGLVGSFGLAPGASFGDDIAIFEAAHGAALDLAGLNKVNPVALILCGAMMMEHLEEFEAAQRIRDAVKAVIKEGRILTPDLGGTAKTTAMTNVIIDHL